The genomic window TGCAATCACTTGAAGTTCGGGACAGTAAAAGGTTTTATGTCTTTAAATAATAAACAGTTAGAAGATTGATAAGTGGTTTACATAATGTTAAAGTGGCAATCATGCTGTCACAAGTGGCAGATTTAGGTGTCACTTTTTAATTAATGCATATTCAGGCATTAATACATTGGCGCCCCCGATGCGATTCGAACACATGACCTTTTCCTTAGGAGGGAACCGCTCTATCCAGCTGAGCTACGGGGGCACACAATATGAATCCTGAATTATTTTTAGTCAGTTTCTATGTCAAGCAGAATGGGCTGTAAAAAAAGGTTCACGATAAAAAAGGCTGCGGAAAATTCCGCAGCCCAATCTATATTTCTCAGCTAAGCTGATTAATTATTATTTATGGAAACTATAAAATTAATTATCAATGTGAAGATAATCTTTCTTCTCATTCCATTTCACGATCAAGTTTGGTCGTTTCATTTTCCTTATCCTCCTTTATTCTTCTTTGATTCAAAAGCTAATTAAAAATCAGTTATATCCAAATATAAATTTGACAAAATGCAATGTTCTTCAGTTTTTTCTTCAAGAGGTTATTTATGGATTTATATAAAATTAGAAAAGATCTTCACCAAATTCCGGAACTTGGGTTTCAGGAATATAAAACTACAAAATATATCAAATCAGTGTTATCTGGATTTTCTGAATTAGAAATTCATGAATTTGACTTTCCTGGATTATTGGTTGAATATAAAAAAAATAAGGGGAAATATAAAATTTTTCGTGCCGACATGGATGCCTTGCCAATTCAGGAAGCTAACCAGTGCGATTTTGTTTCGATTCATCACGGAAAAATGCACGCCTGCGGGCATGATATTCACATGACGATCTTGATAGGCTTAATAGAAAAAGTTATCAAAAATCAACCTGACCAGAATGTTTTGTTCCTTTTTCAACCAGCCGAAGAAGGTTATGGCGGAGCTGAAAGAATTCTAAATACTGGCATGCTGGATAATTTCGAGATCTCCGAGGCTTTTGCATTACATGTAAATGGTCATCTTCCTGTCGGAACAATCGAGAGTAAACCTGGGGTTTTCTTTGCCAATACACAGGAAATCTCAGTCAAATTTATCGGCAGAAGTGCTCATGTAGCTTTCCCACAAAATGGCAGGAATGCATTAGCTGCTGGAGCTGATTTTTATTTGAATTTGCAGGAAAAGATCCAGCAACAATTTCCCAACCATTCCAAAGCAATTTGTGAATTTGGTTTTATGCAGGCAGGAACCGTGATGAATGCAATTGCTGCCGAATGTAATCTGGATGGCACGATGCGAGCCTTTGAAGAAGAAGATTGGCAAAAAGTTCATCAACTTCTAAAAACGACAGCTGCAGAAAGTGCAAAAAAATACGATTTGAAACATGAGATAATTTATAAAAGTTATTATAAACGCGTTGTAAACAATAAACAACTGCATCGGAAATTAGAAGAAACAGCAAAAAATCTGGGTGTGAATTATATCCAAGGTCATGCTGTATTTACCGGTGAAGATTTTGGTTATCTGACAGATAAATATAAGGGAATTTTATTTTGGTTAGGAGTACATTCCGGAACTAAAATGGATTTACATTCTCCAGATTTTCTACCTGATAAAAAAGCCATAGATGTAGGTGTAAAAGTACTTTATTCAATGATATAGATTGTATCACGATCACTCCTGATCGTGTTTGAAAATATTACTCGCTACATATACTCGTTCAATAGTGAACGAGTTACATATTGCCAGGATAATAAAAAGAGCTGCAAATTAATGCAGCTCTTAAAAAAGTGAATATATCTTAAATTATTAATCGTCCTCGTCGTCAATTTTTCCATTGCGGAAAACGCTTTTCAGATCAAGATCTTCATCATCGTCCAAATCGATATCTTCCAGGTCCTCATCGTCTTCGCCGCGCATCCAATCGGGGCAAAATGCAATATTTTCTGTTTTATCCCAGCCATCGACGTTTTTCAGTCCATAACGCTGCAGGATTTCTTCTTCCCACAAAGAATAACGAACCTTGTCTCCTGCCACTTCATAAACCAAAACAGGTTTATGATATTTTCGCAGTGAATGATCGTTATCACTGAGTTCAAAGAATTCTTTAATTCTGTTTTTATCTTTTTCTGCTATCATCATAATTAACTCCCCGATCTCCGTTGTTTAATCTAATGAAAACTAAACACCGGATTTTGTTGACCTTTTTAATCACCAAATTTTTCTCGTTCATAAATGTTATATGGTTTGGTTATGTCAAATAAATTTAGAATTATTTTATACAGGATAGGTTTAATACTGTTTTTAACAGGCTTTATAAATTCTTTGTTCGGGTTTGCTCCCGCCCAAAAAGATTTTTCCAATAAATATCAATACGATCTTTACCGAAGCTGGCTGCAAAAGGGTGATTTCTTTACCCAGAAGCCTGCAACTTTTTCCAAAGAAAAAATAACAAAACATTTTGGTGAAAATGATGAAATTACGGTTAATTATTATTTGGAAGATGGCAAAATCTTCGATCAGCAGGAATCTCTTTCTTATCTTTTTTCATCATCTCAATCTAACAGATTATTACCGATCGTTCAATATTTTCAATCGTTTATCTACAGGCTGAATGCAGCTGATAAAAGGTTTTATTACGATTTTCTAAGTTTAGGGCAATTTAAACTTATTTACAAACAAAAAACTGGTGAAGTAGCCGAAAACCAGCTTTGGAATGATTATCAAAATGAGCGTATCGATCTTTCTCCTTTGGAAATCCTGGTGGATGAAGAAAAAATTGTAGTGAACGCAAAAATCACTAAAATTCATTATCTGTCATTGATTTTTCCAATTGACTTTGATCTGCAAAAAGCTCGGAAACAGATCGAGCAAATGGAAGAAAAAAAATCCTTTTATCTGGAACAGAAAACAGAGCTTATGATGCGTGATGATATGCTCTTTGCTGATTATGATTTTTCACATCAAAAAAGCAAAGATAAAAAAATATTTGAACAATTATCAACACCACAAATTGCTGCGATTCAGGATTCTAAAAAGGATGAAACAAATAAAAGTAAAACAAATCTTGAATTAGATGATGAGGAATTACCGGATCAACTTACTTTTGATCATAAAGAAAAAGAATCATCTAAAGATAGCAGGAACAAAATCCTGATAGATGCTGATACCACTTTCACAAAGCAGCAAACTCCAGAAATTTCTATTAAGCCGAAACAGGAATTTTATTCCGGCATGCCGATAAATGAATACTTGAGAAATAATCTTTATTCCGAAATTTCCAGAGAGCTTTTACACAATAAAATTTCTGATCCAATTTTGTTTCTTACTAAAGAATTCAAGGGTTACGGAGTTTTTGCCAAAGGAGATACAATATTTATAGAAGGAAAAGATCTGAAAGAAGATTTTCATGCAGATCTGAAACTGCAGGTTATTCGTGATGCTGATGGTTTGGAGTTCATTCCACTTTCCGATTATATTTTGCAGGATAAAATTCTGAAGCTTTCCCAGAATGAAGAAATTAATCTTTCTAACTTGAGTCAGGCAGAAGCTGAAATTGTAGCTTCCAGACTTCCACAACTTATTTATGAACATCGCAGCCTGGGAACGAAACTTTTGAATTTTCTTCTCATTCATGATGATATTCCCAGTACTTTGATTATTCAGAATTCCAAGCGCACTATCTATGAAAAAGAATCATATGCCGATCTTTTACTTTTGCTGAATCGCTATTGGAATGCCTGCAATGTTTATTTTAAAATTGATGATGTTAAAAAAATAAATGGTTCAGTGGAGATGATGGCATATTTGATTGCAAATAATTCTGCTACCGGAAATAACGATATTGCAGAGATCAGATTTTTGCTGGATGATGATTATACGATAGATATGATAATGATGATCTTACATCCAAATGCGCAAATTTAGAGGTAGATATGAAAATTTTTGAATCACACGCACATCTCGATTTCGAACATTTCGACAAAGACAGAAATGAGATTATCAAAAAATGCAAGAAAGAAGGAATTGAGTTTATAATCAATGTTGGAGTTGATAAAAAATCGATTTTGAACAGTACAGATTTGGCAGAAAAATACGATATGATATTTGCTTCGGCTGGATTTCATCCACACGATGCCAAAACTTATGATAGAGAATTCCTGTTGCAAAAAGCAAAGCACAACAAAGTGGTGGCGATCGGAGAAATCGGCTTGGATTATTATCGCAATTTATCTCCCAAAGATATCCAGAGAGAAGTTTTTGCCGATCAGATACAGCTGGCAATAAAGATGGATCTTCCTATCATCGTTCACGATCGAGATGCTCATGATGAATGTTTGGAAATTCTTTCAAAATACAATCCGCCAAAAGTTGTTTTTCATTGTTTCTCGGGTGATGCAGCTTTCGCAGATAGAATTTTGCAGAAAGGTTGGAATATTTCTTTTACAGGAACTATAACCTACAAAAACAGCAGACAGGATGATGTAGTTCGCCTGGTTCCTCTTGATCGTTTTTTCATTGAAACAGATTCTCCTTATCTGACTCCTGTGCCAAATCGAGGAAAAAGAAATTCTCCTTTGAACTTAAGATATGTAATTGAAAAGATTTCAGAAATCAGGGGTTTACCACCCAAAAAAATAACTGAATACAGCTTTGAAAATGCTTATCGTTTTTTCGAATTAGATAACATAAAATAATAATTTATAAAAGACTTATTAAAAAATATCTTGTAAAAAAAAAGCTGCTTAATAAGTTTGCGCCAAAATCATAAATGGAGGATATTATGGCAGTAGATATTAATAAAGAAACATGCATTGGTTGCGGAGCTTGCGTAGATACATGTCCGGTAGAAGCTTTGTCTATGGAAGATGATAAAGCAGTTTGCGATGCTGAAAAATGTGTTGATTGCGGTGCTTGCATTGATGCTTGTCCGGTAGAAGCAATTTCGTTATAAAAAAGCAACTTATTTTTTTAAGAGCCTGTTCTATAACGGGCTCTTCTTGTATATTAGTCCGAATCTTTTATTGACAGAATTTTATTTGCGATAATTTTTCCACCATATTTTTATATTTTTTCATTTTTTTCATTTTTTATTTTTATCATGAAGCTTAAATTGGAGTGGAATATCTGAATGAATATTCGGAAGGAAAGAATGAAAAAAAATAATCTGGTGATCGATGCAGGCAACACAAATGTGGTTTTTGCTGTATATCATAAAGACATTATAATTCAACAAATTAGAGTTGAAACCAAAAAGCAGGACTGCCATAAATATTATTATGATATTATTAGTAATATATTCAAAAAATATCCTTCCGAAATCTGCTGCTGTGCAATGTCTTCTGTTGTACCGCAAATCACAGATATCATTGTTTCAATTATTTTCAAAATTGCTTCTATAAAGACTTCAATTATAGATTTTAGTTCTGATTTAGGCATAACATTCGATATGCCGGACAGCAGTCATCTTGGTTCAGACCTGGTTGTGAATGCCTATGCTGCTGTAGAAAAATACAATAAAAATTGCATAATTTGTGATCTGGGAACTGCCACTACCATTCAACTTGTAAGTAAAGAAGGATGTTTCTTTGGTGCAGCTATTTTACCGGGAATTCGTACTTCGAGTGAAAGTTTATTCGAAAAAGCTGCCAAACTGAAAACTATCGATTTGGAAACTCCAAAAAATTTATTGGGCAAAACTACGAGAGATGCGCTTCTTTCCGGAATTATAAATGGTCATCTTTTTCTATTGGAAGGCTTTATCAGAAACATAAAAAATGAACATAAAAATTTAGATGAGATAATCACGATAGCAACTGGTGGCTTGGCACAAATGGTTTGCAGAAAATCGGATTCAATTGATATAATTGACAAAAATCTGCTTCTGAATGGTTTGAACTCCATTTGTAATAAAATGAGATAATATGTATAAAAAAATAGTTGTAGCAGTTGTTTTTATATCGATATTTGCTTTTGCTTCGGCAGCTGAAGTGTTCAATCTGCATTACACACTTCCTGGTTTTTATCGACTGCACAACAATAAGATCGATTATCTTAAATTGCATAAAGCATTCAGCATTACTAAATATCCTCGTCATAAATTGGTAGATGATCCAATAAAAACTGAAACAGAAATCGACTATGAAAATGATCGTGTAATATTAACCCCAAAATCTAACGGAATAATATTGGATAAACCAAGATATTTAACTATAGAAAGCTACTTCCAAAATAATTTTAAGGCAGTTTTTCATAAACTTATGCGAGAAAAGATCGAAGGCATGTTCGAGAATACGGAACGCAGTAACGAAGCCGGTTTGATTCCCGAAATTGTGATCGAGCTGCCCAAGATTGCTCTTCCCAGATCTGTTCGCCGTTTCATGGGAAACAAAGCCGGACGTCTTAGTTTGGATGGAAGTCAGCGGCTCACTTTTAGCGGTAACAGCACCAAGCGGGATGAAAAAAGCGGCGAGAACGATAGAAATGAAGATTTTGATGTGATACTGCAGCAGGATCTCAATCTTCATTTACGTGGCACGATCGGAGAAAAAATCCATGTGGATGTGAATCATCAATCTACTTCGCAGGATGATGCAATTCCTACTCCAACCGAAGTTAACGTAAGCTATGATGGAGACGAAGACGAGATCGTTCAATCAATCGAAGGTGGGAATATTTCGCTGGCTCTCAGCGGTTCACAATTTATCAGCTACAGCGTTTCTTCCGAAGGTCTGTTCGGAATCAAATCCAATCTAAAAGCCGGTAATCTGGAAATCACTACGATCATGGGAAAAGATGAAGCTAAAAAAAATACCCAGAAGTGGCGTGGTGATGCGCAAGCTGATTCGGTGGTGATTCAGAGTAAAAATTATATAAACAGAGAAATGTTTTTCATCGATCATCCCGGCGATATTTATGCTCTGACAAATGACAGCGATCTCGAAGGCTATAATAATAATAAAATTCAACTCGATCCTGCTACTGGAAAATGGCTTATCACTGCAGCAGGTTTTGGGCTGCTTCCCAGCGAAACGGATGAAATTCACCTTTACATAGATGACCACAATGCCAACAACAATCAAACAACTATCCAGGGAAAAGAGATCGGTAATGATGAAATAACTTATAACTTTAATATTTTGAGCGAAGGTACGGAATTCACAATCGATGAAGATTCTGGAATTATCAGAATTTATCCCGAAAATATCGATTTCATATATTCGATCCAGAAAGGATACACGATCGGTGTTACATATACCAGGAATGATGGAGTAGTTATTGGAAATGATTCAAATACTCCGGTAGAAGTTAAAATTTTGCATCGCATGAACCAGGATCCTACAGATGAAGAGTGGGATTTCTTGGTCAGGAATATCTACAGTCTTGGATTGCAGAATGTTCAGAACGAAGGTTTTGACCTGAAAGTTTATACCGAAAATACCGATGGAACAGCCAATTACAATGCTGTGGACAGCCTGGATTTAGCAAATATGAATTTAAATGAATATCTCTCATTAGACACAAACACAGATGGCGTTGTGAATGGAGAAGATGCAACTGTAAATCTGGAATCAGGAATGGTTGTGTTTCCATTCCTTAAACCTTTCCTGGCTTTGGGCGACAGTATAATTTATTACGAAGATCAAGCTCAAGTAGGCTATGATGAGTTTATAAATTACATCTCTGTAAAAGGTGAGATCGGAAAGGAAAACATCAATCTGGGAGTGATGAATCTTTTGCCGGGAAGTGTTGAGATCAAGTTAAATGGAAGTAGATTAACTGAAAATGTCGATTTTATTGTCGATTATGATTTCGGTAATATAACCATGTTGAATGATCAGGCAAAAGCTCCCGATGCCGAATTAGATATCAGTTATCAATACAGACCGCTTTTTGATGTGGATAATAAAACGATCCTGGGTTTACGAGCAGATATGAGATTCAATGAGAATTTTAAGTTGGGTGGAACTTTCATTTACCAATCGGAAACTGTGAAAGAAGATAAGCCCAAAATTTATAATGAAAACCGCAGTATCATCTTATCCGATATCGATGGAGAATTAGATTTTGAACTTCCATTCATTACCCGGGCAATAGACTTTATTCCTCTCATCAAAACAGATGAAGAGTCATCTTTCAATCTTTCTGGTGAAGTAGCGATGAGCATTCCCAGAATTTACGGAAGCAAAGAACAGCACGACAGAAAAGAAGCTTACATCGATGATATGGAAGCAATTCTGGATTCCTATCCTCTGGGCGTGCAAAGACCAAGTTGGGTTTTTGCCAGTGTTCCCACCGATAAACTTACCGGAAATACAATTTCCATGGGGAAGGCACATCTCAATTATTACAATCCTCAGAATATTCATGCAGAAGAAATTTATGATCCCCAAACTCTATCGGAAGAAGAAGAACGAGATGAAGTTCCTGTGCTTGCCTGCAAGATAAAACCATCAGGTTTAGGA from Candidatus Cloacimonadota bacterium includes these protein-coding regions:
- a CDS encoding amidohydrolase; the protein is MDLYKIRKDLHQIPELGFQEYKTTKYIKSVLSGFSELEIHEFDFPGLLVEYKKNKGKYKIFRADMDALPIQEANQCDFVSIHHGKMHACGHDIHMTILIGLIEKVIKNQPDQNVLFLFQPAEEGYGGAERILNTGMLDNFEISEAFALHVNGHLPVGTIESKPGVFFANTQEISVKFIGRSAHVAFPQNGRNALAAGADFYLNLQEKIQQQFPNHSKAICEFGFMQAGTVMNAIAAECNLDGTMRAFEEEDWQKVHQLLKTTAAESAKKYDLKHEIIYKSYYKRVVNNKQLHRKLEETAKNLGVNYIQGHAVFTGEDFGYLTDKYKGILFWLGVHSGTKMDLHSPDFLPDKKAIDVGVKVLYSMI
- a CDS encoding TatD family hydrolase; protein product: MFESHAHLDFEHFDKDRNEIIKKCKKEGIEFIINVGVDKKSILNSTDLAEKYDMIFASAGFHPHDAKTYDREFLLQKAKHNKVVAIGEIGLDYYRNLSPKDIQREVFADQIQLAIKMDLPIIVHDRDAHDECLEILSKYNPPKVVFHCFSGDAAFADRILQKGWNISFTGTITYKNSRQDDVVRLVPLDRFFIETDSPYLTPVPNRGKRNSPLNLRYVIEKISEIRGLPPKKITEYSFENAYRFFELDNIK
- a CDS encoding 4Fe-4S binding protein; this translates as MAVDINKETCIGCGACVDTCPVEALSMEDDKAVCDAEKCVDCGACIDACPVEAISL
- a CDS encoding type III pantothenate kinase, coding for MKKNNLVIDAGNTNVVFAVYHKDIIIQQIRVETKKQDCHKYYYDIISNIFKKYPSEICCCAMSSVVPQITDIIVSIIFKIASIKTSIIDFSSDLGITFDMPDSSHLGSDLVVNAYAAVEKYNKNCIICDLGTATTIQLVSKEGCFFGAAILPGIRTSSESLFEKAAKLKTIDLETPKNLLGKTTRDALLSGIINGHLFLLEGFIRNIKNEHKNLDEIITIATGGLAQMVCRKSDSIDIIDKNLLLNGLNSICNKMR